One Drosophila subobscura isolate 14011-0131.10 chromosome U, UCBerk_Dsub_1.0, whole genome shotgun sequence DNA window includes the following coding sequences:
- the LOC117902746 gene encoding protein pinocchio isoform X2, protein MKTGSGNNNSFGNNSYNNRSRSNSNSGREVNRSNTNTSNHSLVQQQTRSSHIVTEWEDGIIFDVDDPDFCNMTGGVGTSVIDKLTTATSSCAVALSNLNFIVPTAASNMSIASVHGPQIADICSPLSHHNLGLSASLPDLVGSPLEISMDNVMTIEELRQHMGSCFTCGVSWTDDHVSLDCSECGGYSLERPCPLCDGQCGVQWKRDFAMSHACSQARWVGVCISYPEAGSGVQMPVVGAGAGTSCAAAAANQLRLAQELCSRLEQLSTSSASKSART, encoded by the exons ATGAAAacgggcagcggcaacaacaactcgTTTGGCAATAATAGCTacaacaacaggagcagaagcaatagcaacagcggCCGGGAGGTAAATCGTTCCAACACCAACACTAGCAACCATTCCCTGGTGCAGCAACAGACGAGGTCCTCGCACATTGTCACCGAGTGGGAAGACGGCATCATCTTTGACGTGGATGATCCGGACTTTTGTAACATGACCGGCGGCGTTGGCACGTCTGTCATTGATAAGCTGACAaccgccaccagcagctgtgccGTTGCGCTGagtaatttgaattttatag tgccaacagcagcatccaaCATGTCTATTGCCAGCGTACATGGTCCCCAGATCGCCGACATTTGCAGTCCCCTATC GCATCACAATCTTGGTTTGTCCGCATCGTTGCCAGATCTAGTGGGAAGTCCCCTGGAGATAAGCATGGACAATGTGATGACCATTGAGGAGTTGCGACAGCATATGGGCTCCTGCTTCACCTGCGGCGTTTCCTGGACAGATGACCACGTCTCGTTGGATTGCAGCGAGTGCGGTGGCTACAGCCTGGAGCGTCCCTGCCCCCTGTGCGACGGCCAGTGCGGTGTACAGTGGAAACGTGATTTTGCCATG tCCCATGCCTGCAGTCAAGCCCGCTGGGTGGGCGTGTGCATTAGCTATCCGGAGGCCGGGTCTGGCGTCCAAATGCCCGTTGttggtgctggcgctggcacatcgtgtgccgccgctgcggcgAATCAGCTGCGCTTGGCTCAGGAGCTGTGCTCCCGTCTGGAACAGCTGTCCACCTCCTCGGCGAGCAAAAGTGCTCGCACCTAG
- the LOC117902747 gene encoding uncharacterized protein LOC117902747, with product MSHGGGVGGVFAAAALKDLGEKPAASVASSTALAIRNSTIIAHRLSIYLPQLLLPSRDPQKLITEINCSVAQFRELLIFIGQSRDSPELREKIRKLRRSCLDACKHTAHLITPQPRHCLGSPSERMHLTLLYNLSQLFHHELVKSHRLIQLVPLDMTEYYAPSRTAPSNLGNVISQILLCKQINPDFQQEELCSIAKDSQELSELLDELQAHMPLQEATPEVEYVQTKKSGTSLVSLNTPIWYARQRRRSCKSRSRSLCCCLNSSHGKSY from the exons ATGTCGCATGGTGGAGGTGTTGGCGGGGTCTTTGCCGCCGCAGCGCTTAAGGACTTGGGGGAGAAGCCAGCGGCTagcgtggccagcagcacagcGTTGGCTATCCGAAACTCCACGATTATAGCACATCGCTTGAGCATTTAtttgccgcagctgctgctgccatcgagGGATCCACAGAAG CTCATCACCGAAATCAACTGCAGCGTGGCACAGTTCCGTGAGCTGTTGATCTTCATTGGACAGTCGCGTGACTCGCCGGAGTTGCGCGAGAAGATACGAAAACTCAGACGCAGCTGCCTGGATGCCTGCAAGCACACGGCCCATTTGATTACCCCACAGCCACGTCACTGTCTGGGCAGTCCCAGCGAGCGCATGCACCTCACATTGCTCTACAATCTCTCTCAGTTGTTCCATCACGAGCTGGTCAAGAGTCATCGTTTGATACAGTTGGTGCCGCTCGATATGACCGAATATTATG CTCCCTCGCGCACTGCACCCTCGAATCTGGGCAATGTCATTAGTCAAATTTTGTTGTGCAAGCAAATCAATCCGGACTTTCAGCAGGAGGAACTCTGCAGCATTGCCAAGGACTCGCAGGAGCTGAGCGAGCTTCTGGATGAGCTGCAGGCGCACATGCCACTGCAGGAGGCAACGCCTGAGGTGGAGTACGTGCAGACCAAGAAAT ctggcACTAGTTTGGTGTCCCTCAACACACCCATTTGGTATGCGCGCCAGCGTCGCCGCAGCTGCaagagtcgcagtcgcagcctctgctgttgcctcaACTCATCACATGGCAAAAGTTATTAA
- the LOC117902743 gene encoding uncharacterized protein LOC117902743, with product MFYPTLIKFILTLLIGHCQQAPLEMEQLPPMTMTYFNNSLGSFIEHRGRASVIMSEWNILVYYNLQPLLTFIPKLRAYYETLKKHCLPGCPRSLELELDLELMEIENFRSNYGLSGELDATVARIQANEVDFKDLLTNQTSVVDSTTNVMTATDNLYELDEPSRLDISSSLFAQLNDQLRAEVGRVKRTQDAIRDAVFLAQQTGQLQAGILSAEQLQHELTSMLAHMPQERRLPFDSRAIADVYRVARVSHIQQLDKHLLFHIKLPLVDAEQFDVYHLTPIPRVEQSGIQLLYTETPNLAISDHLDRYFPLQNDELDSCLELHPQRFLCKSQQITFGRDSGSLPCTLAAFRNRSQSELCSLGLVKQNSLWLPLASANRWMVAVTKELSIMAVCSADRQQLRIHGSGLLTIRSDCIVRSTSVMLQGMQKGSGSGARSYASLTAEELVEESSAVSIVAAVCLLLLLIVCVSLGWYYFHQRRVRAAPVAEPQTKREVRSNDQPLLEKPIGELPI from the coding sequence ATGTTTTATCCAACTTTAATCAAGTTTATTTTGACGCTGCTCATTGGCCACTGCCAACAGGCTCCACTTGAGATGGAACAGCTCCCACCCATGACAATGACGTACTTCAACAATAGTTTGGGCAGCTTCATCGAGCACCGAGGACGCGCCTCTGTCATCATGTCAGAGTGGAACATTTTGGTGTATTACAATTTGCAGCCGCTACTTACGTTTATTCCGAAACTTCGAGCATACTACGAAACGCTAAAGAAAcattgcctgcctggctgtccAAGAtcactggagctggagctggatctgGAGCTTATGGAGATTGAGAATTTCAGAAGTAATTATGGTCTGAGCGGGGAACTAGACGCGACCGTTGCAAGAATTCAAGCCAACGAGGTGGACTTCAAAGATCTGCTAACAAATCAAACCTCAGTCGTGGACAGCACAACAAATGTGATGACAGCAACGGACAACCTCTATGAGCTGGACGAACCCAGTAGGCTGGATATTAGCAGTTCTTTGTTCGCTCAACTTAACGATCAGCTACGTGCAGAGGTTGGCCGTGTAAAGCGCACCCAGGATGCCATACGCGATGCAGTATTTCTTGCCCAACAAACGGGCCAACTTCAGGCTGGAATACTTTCTGCCGAACAGCTGCAGCATGAGCTAACCTCCATGCTGGCCCACATGCCGCAGGAGCGTCGTCTGCCATTCGACAGTCGGGCAATCGCTGATGTCTATCGTGTGGCCAGGGTAAGTCACATTCAGCAGTTGGACAAGCATTTGCTGTTCCACATCAAGCTGCCACTGGTGGACGCTGAGCAGTTCGACGTCTACCATCTGACGCCCATACCGAGGGTAGAGCAAAGCGGCATTCAGCTGCTCTACACAGAGACACCGAATCTGGCCATTAGCGACCATCTGGACAGATATTTTCCCTTGCAAAATGACGAGCTGGACAGCTGCCTGGAGCTGCACCCACAAAGATTTCTGTGCAAGTCGCAACAAATCACATTTGGCCGCGACTCGGGCTCACTGCCCTGCACACTGGCAGCCTTTCGGAATCGCAGTCAATCGGAGTTATGCAGCCTCGGGCTGGTGAAGCAAAACTCACTTTGGCTACCGCTCGCATCAGCCAATCGCTGGATGGTGGCTGTGACCAAGGAGCTCTCCATTATGGCTGTTTGTTCCGCTGAtcgccagcagctgcgcaTCCATGGCAGCGGCCTCTTGACAATTCGTAGCGACTGCATTGTGCGGAGTACATCGGTGATGCTGCAGGGCATGCAGAaagggagtggaagtggagccAGATCCTACGCGTCTCTGACAGCTGAAGAGCTGGTAGAAGAGTCCTCAGCTGTGTCCATCGTTGCTGCcgtctgcttgctgctgttgctcattGTTTGCGTCTCTCTCGGCTGGTATTACTTCCATCAGCGCAGAGTACGTGCTGCCCCAGTGGCGGAGCCACAGACAAAGCGGGAAGTGCGCTCCAACGATCAACCGCTGCTGGAGAAGCCAATTGGCGAGCTTCCAATATAA
- the LOC117902744 gene encoding uncharacterized protein LOC117902744, producing the protein MRLSMSLRQLAGHSQMLLLMLVASPLILGRVLAVPASVLAQNTELSTNANQKLQLQQQQEQQQPAAAKRSEDAASKAIGPSADKKSSPEIMPSSFSNSPPARSSSNKMISNQQEQQEQQQQGPSGLYALPSNDEILAAVAAAAQNSQQQVQEEPTALEEAVASSTMRKRGINYDYNPYMTGNDYGSDVPSGVWADEYDAGAAAVPVSYGERDLQELDDYVPDRRVGGSIGRNKAYDNLQNLLNAEAYLESIPLSVPLTYANRNYNLDDRNKRGGLFYNMGSTGSGLQGSTGSDNINLSKYRRFNDMRLKRDTTKLNPADMLALVALVEAGERARKESDVESAGPVPMIASDDLDYVPAGTWLDAPVQPQQQQPGMMDYYMPLESQNQAMPQYEYVPRQHKYSGVNSRFGSSKQRYMVSKKKRSISQSQFMNEPVAERGASYNGEKYF; encoded by the exons ATGCGTTTGTCAATGTCATTGAGGCAGCTGGCAGGCCATagccagatgctgctgcttatgcTGGTGGCCAGCCCGCTCATCCTGGGCCGCGTGCTGGCGGTGCCCGCCTCTGTGCTTGCCCAGAACACGGAACTATCCACCAATGCCAACCAGAagctgcagctacagcagcagcaggagcagcaacagccggcAGCAG CCAAGCGGTCGGAGGATGCCGCCTCAAAGGCCATAGGTCCATCGGCCGATAAGAAGTCAAGTCCGGAAATTATGCCCTCGTCGTTCAGCAATTCGCCgccagccaggagcagcagcaacaagatgATTAGcaaccagcaggagcagcaggagcagcagcagcagggaccaTCCGGCTTGTATGCTCTGCCCAGCAATGATGAGATTCTGGCCGCTGTGGCCGCCGCAGCGCagaacagccagcagcaggtgcaggagGAGCCCACCGCGTTGGAGGAGGCTGTGGCCAGCTCCACGATGCGCAAGCGGGGCATCAACTACGACTACAATCCCTACATGACAGGCAATGACTATGGCAGCGATGTGCCCAGCGGCGTGTGGGCGGATGAGTACGACGCTGGAGCAGCGGCCGTGCCCGTCAGCTATGGCGAAAGGGATCTGCAGGAGCTCGATGACTATGTGCCCGATCGACGAG TGGGCGGTTCAATTGGCCGCAACAAGGCCTATGACAATCTGCAGAACCTGCTGAATGCTGAGGCCTATCTGGAGAGCATTCCCCTGTCCGTGCCACTGACCTATGCCAATCGCAATTACAATCTGGATGACAGGAACAAGCGTGGTGGTCTGTTCTACAACATGggcagcactggcagtggcTTGCAgggcagcactggcagcgaTAATATAAATTTGAGCAAATATCGTCGGTTCAATGATATGCG CCTCAAGCGCGACACCACCAAACTGAATCCCGCTGATATGTTGGCTCTGGTTGCCCTCGTCGAAGCCGGGGAACGTGCGCGCAAGGAGAGCGATGTGGAGAGCGCTGGACCCGTGCCCATGATTGCCTCTGATGATTTGGACTATGTGCCAGCGGGCACCTGGCTGGATGCGCCTgtacaaccacaacagcagcagcccggcaTGATGGACTACTACATGCCGCTGGAGAGCCAGAACCAAGCGATGCCACAGTACGAGTACGTGCCACGCCAACACAAGTACAGCGGAGTGAATAGCC GCTTTGGTTCCTCCAAGCAGCGTTACATGGTCTCCAAGAAGAAGCGTTCCATTAGCCAAAGTCAGTTCATGAACGAGCCCGTGGCCGAGCGTGGTGCCAGCTACAATGGCGAAAAGTACTTCTAA
- the LOC117902746 gene encoding protein pinocchio isoform X3 translates to MSIASVHGPQIADICSPLSHHNLGLSASLPDLVGSPLEISMDNVMTIEELRQHMGSCFTCGVSWTDDHVSLDCSECGGYSLERPCPLCDGQCGVQWKRDFAMSHACSQARWVGVCISYPEAGSGVQMPVVGAGAGTSCAAAAANQLRLAQELCSRLEQLSTSSASKSART, encoded by the exons ATGTCTATTGCCAGCGTACATGGTCCCCAGATCGCCGACATTTGCAGTCCCCTATC GCATCACAATCTTGGTTTGTCCGCATCGTTGCCAGATCTAGTGGGAAGTCCCCTGGAGATAAGCATGGACAATGTGATGACCATTGAGGAGTTGCGACAGCATATGGGCTCCTGCTTCACCTGCGGCGTTTCCTGGACAGATGACCACGTCTCGTTGGATTGCAGCGAGTGCGGTGGCTACAGCCTGGAGCGTCCCTGCCCCCTGTGCGACGGCCAGTGCGGTGTACAGTGGAAACGTGATTTTGCCATG tCCCATGCCTGCAGTCAAGCCCGCTGGGTGGGCGTGTGCATTAGCTATCCGGAGGCCGGGTCTGGCGTCCAAATGCCCGTTGttggtgctggcgctggcacatcgtgtgccgccgctgcggcgAATCAGCTGCGCTTGGCTCAGGAGCTGTGCTCCCGTCTGGAACAGCTGTCCACCTCCTCGGCGAGCAAAAGTGCTCGCACCTAG
- the LOC117902749 gene encoding uncharacterized protein LOC117902749, with protein sequence MPPKQQASTRKSIESLESDASVHPEPPNVFLYIQLAGICLKSLPITIHPLELHLQQGDSLIIKCAEQHNTDGVIRQSEFDARPTFTLIFQQDNLERINHAADNPLLIRLYMRESESSELQEEEEPGQGFSASSSLEQSDTEREELNYYPVKEELVLLCVGYLDVIKLFGHHRSMIKECLYLYPLPNVPNELRTTVHTEWDLYTLLPIAKELTFTNMAFITFESIYNLKEEYLLDVSSMWLRISFRSKQPNERKEHQMIPLCEFVDLEQACIGKQYVYHVFESFRKTIPEHRTTGLKSTMEVEMHKIFSQLSLSEGMEVDFGVIDIAFDEAIVCNGFHRYILTKELSDKLSNAIIYQQYDLAVEVFQANSQRVFYGILDPSIMVFPGVQTMRFAVKLDYVGKRKSRQAKRQTIVSIQSQRSGKSEASHMMPTFAIVKLCLLAPISAIYQELKVFRESFISQNRLLFCEQSYKEPKPLDLPEIQRESYARFDNFIRETITYIVNKNVKALEDRKSHFCCDIHNLTNILLKLVGSDFNTRTPTKTNVEFKNLCAAAYNELEHRIYRIMNKVEAEGFENFVVHPQIQMDQIIDHLNAIKLLHAVKDDRMAKFVLEKATKEKSNDERLNFFMVIAHMERLEYAEAKAYFSSHSYRVPESYEYFADWIKLYISYLDTREDPQAAANSTECLMRSLIRFSKANPLQHDGWILLYCYYKKFNYEPGCAYARWHFEEQLKQGRSGSSTAPYSMWGIFLSIYPEFTTTRGSIFFEVFRIFVRLGLYEFAQVVFAVVENQCSEANRYLINTQLKILLKQLDEKFVVRSFSYGNDEKMAALNAQLNGNVEYYRGNLEQAASFYALTLQLPVIDENERDYFVVSKLRLGYIAYETCDYQKVIDSLNFPYIGKLLPMVSSYLMGKAYYKLNKLELALACFASCTKLQNHVPSIWGFLALINLRLGENFKALECWKYAKIDPLVAIDDEMIFEELSAIDCDSIDLYIDAPGPNTEVSFRDKER encoded by the exons atgccaCCAAAACAACAAGCGAGCACGCGCAAAAGCATCGAATCGTTGGAATCTGATGCCTCTGTCCATCCAGAGCCGCcaaatgtgtttttgtatattcaaCTGGCAGGGATATGCCTCAAGAGCCTGCCCATCACGATCCATCCGTTGGAGTTGCACCTACAGCAGGGCGACAGTTTGATCATCAAGTGCGCGGAGCAACACAACACTGACGGCGTTATACGGCAGAGCGAGTTCGATGCGAGGCCCACGTTCACATTGATCTTTCAGCAGGACAATTTGGAGCGCATTAACCATGCGGCCGACAATCCGCTGCTCATTCGGTTGTACATgcgagagagcgagtcatcggagctgcaggaggag GAGGAGCCCGGCCAGGGTTTTTCAGCGTCGAGCAGTTTGGAGCAATCTGACACTGAGCGCGAGGAGCTAAATTATTATCCCGTAAAggaggagctggtgctgctttGCGTTGGATATTTGGATGTGATTAAACTTTTTGGACATCATCGCAGCATGATCAAGGAGTGTCTCTACCTCTACCCACTGCCCAATGTGCCCAATGAGCTGCGCACCACCGTGCACACCGAGTGGGACCTCTACACACTGCTGCCCATAGCCAAGGAGCTGACGTTCACCAACATGGCCTTCATAACGTTTGAGTCCATCTATAATCTGAAGGAGGAGTACCTGCTGGATGTGTCCTCCATGTGGCTAAGGATTAGCTTTCGCTCCAAGCAGCCCAATGAGCGGAAAGAGCACCAAATGATTCCCCTCTGTGAGTTTGTGGACCTGGAACAGGCCTGCATAGGCAAGCAGTACGTGTACCACGTGTTTGAGTCCTTCCGCAAGACCATTCCAGAGCACAGGACGACCGGCCTGAAGTCCACCATGGAGGTGGAAATGCACAAAATCTTCTCACAGCTGTCCCTGTCCGAGGGCATGGAGGTGGACTTTGGCGTGATTGACATCGCCTTCGATGAGGCAATCGTTTGCAATGGCTTCCATCGCTATATACTCACCAAGGAGCTGTCGGATAAGCTCTCCAATGCCATAATCTATCAGCAGTATGACCTGGCAGTGGAAGTTTTCCAGGCAAACTCCCAACGAGTGTTTTATGGCATACTAGATCCATCCATAATGGTGTTTCCAGGCG ttcAAACAATGCGCTTTGCCGTCAAGCTGGACTACGTGGGCAAGCGCAAGTCCCGCCAAGCCAAGCGACAGACCATCGTCAGCATTCAGAGTCAGCGCAGTGGCAAGAGCGAGGCCTCGCACATGATGCCCACATTTGCCATTGTCAAGCTGTGTCTGCTCGCGCCCATCAGCGCCATTTATCAGGAGTTGAAAGTCTTTCGCGAGAGCTTCATCAGCCAGAACCGTTTGCTCTTCTGCGAACAGTCGTACAAGGAGCCCAAGCCGCTCGATCTACCGGAGATACAGCGCGAATCTTATGCACGTTTTGACAATTTTATACGCGAAACGATTACCTATATTGTGAACAAGAATGTCAAAGCGTTGGAGGATCGCAAGTCGCACTTTTGCTGCGATATTCACAATCTGACAAACATTCTGCTGAAGCTGGTGGGCAGCGATTTTAATACGCGCACACCCACCAAAACTAATGTGGAGTTTAAG AACCTCTGCGCCGCGGCCTACAATGAGCTGGAGCATCGTATCTATCGTATAATGAACAAAGTCGAAGCAGAGGGCTTTGAGAATTTCGTTGTGCatccacaaatacaaatggatCAAATTATTGATCATTTGAATGCGATCAAGCTGCTGCATGCTGTCAAGGATGATCGCATGGCCAAGTTTGTGCTGGAGAAG gcTACCAAGGAAAAATCCAACGATGAGCGTTTAAATTTCTTTATGGTCATCGCGCACATGGAACGTCTCGAGTATGCGGAGGCCAAAGCTTACTTCAGCTCGCACAGCTATCGAGTGCCCGAAAGCTATGAATATTTTGC CGACTGGATCAAGCTCTACATCAGCTACCTGGACACCCGCGAGGATCCTCAAGCGGCAGCCAACAGCACCGAGTGCCTGATGCGCAGTCTTATACGCTTCTCGAAAGCAAATCCCTTACAGCATGATGGTTGGATCTTGCTCTATTGCTACTACAAGAAATTCAACTACGAGCCAGGCTGTGCCTATGCCCGCTGGCATTTCGAGGAGCAGCTCAAGCAGGGCCGCTCGGGCTCCTCCACTGCACCCTACAGCATGTGGGGCATCTTCTTGAGCATTTATCCAGAGTTCACCACGACACGCGGCTCAATATTCTTTGAGGTTTTCCGCATATTCGTGCGTTTGGGGCTGTATGAGTTTGCTCAAGTTGTCTTCGCGGTGGTGGAGAATCAATGCTCTGAGGCAAATCGTTATTTGATCAACACACAGCTGAAAATATTGCTCAAACAATTGGATGAGAAGTTCGTTGTACGCAGTTTTAGCTACGGGAATGATGAGAAAATG GCCGCTTTGAACGCCCAACTCAATGGCAATGTGGAGTATTATCGTGGCAATTTGGAGCAGGCTGCCAGCTTCTATGCTTTGACTCTACAGCTTCCTGTTATCGATGAGAATGAGCGAGATtattttgtggttagcaaACTTCGTTTGGGTTACATTGCCTACGAAACGTGCGACTACCAAAAGGTCATTGATTCGCTCAACTTTCCATACATTGGCAAGCTGCTGCCCATGGTCTCCAGCTACCTGATGGGCAAGGCCTACTACAAGCTGAACAAACTCGAGTTGGCTTTGGCGTGTTTTGCCAGCTGCACCAAGCTGCAGAATCATGTGCCCAGCATTTGGGGCTTCCTGGCGCTCATCAACCTACGTCTGGGTGAGAACTTTAAGGCCTTGGAGTGCTGGAAATATGCCAAGATT GATCCGCTTGTCGCCATCGATGATGAGATGATCTTTGAGGAGCTGTCAGCCATTGACTGCGACTCCATTGACTTGTACATCGATGCGCCCGGCCCCAACACCGAGGTATCCTTTAGGGACAAAGAACGCTGA
- the LOC117902746 gene encoding protein pinocchio isoform X1: MTGGVGTSVIDKLTTATSSCAVALSNLNFIVPTAASNMSIASVHGPQIADICSPLSHHNLGLSASLPDLVGSPLEISMDNVMTIEELRQHMGSCFTCGVSWTDDHVSLDCSECGGYSLERPCPLCDGQCGVQWKRDFAMSHACSQARWVGVCISYPEAGSGVQMPVVGAGAGTSCAAAAANQLRLAQELCSRLEQLSTSSASKSART, from the exons ATGACCGGCGGCGTTGGCACGTCTGTCATTGATAAGCTGACAaccgccaccagcagctgtgccGTTGCGCTGagtaatttgaattttatag tgccaacagcagcatccaaCATGTCTATTGCCAGCGTACATGGTCCCCAGATCGCCGACATTTGCAGTCCCCTATC GCATCACAATCTTGGTTTGTCCGCATCGTTGCCAGATCTAGTGGGAAGTCCCCTGGAGATAAGCATGGACAATGTGATGACCATTGAGGAGTTGCGACAGCATATGGGCTCCTGCTTCACCTGCGGCGTTTCCTGGACAGATGACCACGTCTCGTTGGATTGCAGCGAGTGCGGTGGCTACAGCCTGGAGCGTCCCTGCCCCCTGTGCGACGGCCAGTGCGGTGTACAGTGGAAACGTGATTTTGCCATG tCCCATGCCTGCAGTCAAGCCCGCTGGGTGGGCGTGTGCATTAGCTATCCGGAGGCCGGGTCTGGCGTCCAAATGCCCGTTGttggtgctggcgctggcacatcgtgtgccgccgctgcggcgAATCAGCTGCGCTTGGCTCAGGAGCTGTGCTCCCGTCTGGAACAGCTGTCCACCTCCTCGGCGAGCAAAAGTGCTCGCACCTAG
- the LOC117902739 gene encoding TBC1 domain family member 23, translating into MEENMWIIELESALLDDCNVNDIYSICRGKGLPEALRPDVWQVCLDVRHKSDQMSLFNEIYDLPFQSQLREDCQRHVDRMGNDEEDKVSVVSDLESIITFYCKNRNLQYEPENGWIELLLPLFALKLNRSDTFNLFEAIRDTYIPKGCKPKGNVFHVFRLLLQYHDPELCSLLDTKKITPDLYSLTWFQSLFASCSSLSVIIAMWDLYFQNADPFMVFFLALIILINGREKIMQIKASSKEEIIEFLINMPCALELDDVWDFCSLAQYYALKTPTSFKTDYLKALYGKQNDSPRSQEESNKVSQALCLPVSVYELVENSATEFPVSDAVRFFLVDCRPAEQYNAGHLSTAFHLDCNLMLQEPVAFATAVQGLLTAQRQAIEVNSNAGGEHLCFMGSGRVEEDQYTHMVVASFLQKNTHYVSLLTGGYASIHDYFGDHMADCLEDHNVRKCLVCQEHNTQQTKNVPLKATTAASSTDLFSKFSAAMKSKSAEVKGKLLDIIVNPSAGSAAAAGGVANGAQSAAAQERHVSAKERNGKRYRNVAPVFSIDDENEEAYDAAERDAPKLAGDNKEIVNLNQYFKTADIINAFKCQEVHMSGYMYDSHLIITPGQLVVLRELGRGQAQIMVRRPLASIVKITAKKRHRDLITFKYGFPDGEGLMITDMDRFLIPNANEATALVSKHIVQVLDNVK; encoded by the exons ATGGAGGAAAATATGTG GATAATTGAACTGGAGTCTGCGCTGCTGGACGACTGCAATGTGAATGATATATATAGCATTTGTAGGGGCAAGGGATTGCCCGAGGCCCTGCGTCCGGATGTGTGGCAGGTGTGCCTGGATGTGCGACACAAAAGCGACCAAATGTCGCTCTTCAACGAGATCTACGATCTGCCATTTCAAAGTCAGCTGCGCGAGGACTGCCAGCGGCATGTGGATCGCATGGGCAACGACGAAGAGGACAAGGTATCGGTGGTGTCCGACCTGGAGTCGATCATTACGTTCTACTGCAAGAACCGAAATCTGCAGTATGAGCCGGAGAACGGCTGGATTGAGCTGCTCCTACCGCTGTTCGCACTCAAGCTCAACCGCTCGGACACATTCAATTTGTTCGAGGCGATACGCGACACTTACATACCGAAGGGCTGCAAGCCCAAGGGCAATGTCTTCCATGTGTttcggctgctgttgcagtaTCACGATCCAGAGCTATGCTCGCTGCTGGACACCAAGAAGATCACACCGGACCTCTACTCGCTGACGTGGTTCCAGTCGCTGTTTGCCTCCTGCAGCAGCCTCTCCGTGATCATAGCCATGTGGGATCTTTACTTTCAGAATGCAGACCCCTTCATGGTGTTCTTTTTGGCGCTGATTATTCTGATCAATGGCCGTGAGAAGATTATGCAGATTAAAGCCTCGTCCAAGGAGGAGATCATTGAGTTCCTCATCAACATGCCGTGCGCCCTGGAGCTGGACGATGTGTGGGACTTTTGCTCACTCGCTCAGTACTACGCACTGAAAACGCCGACGTCCTTCAAGACGGACTACCTGAAGGCGCTCTACGGCAAGCAGAATGACTCGCCGCGCAGCCAGGAGGAGTCCAACAAGGTGTCCCAGGCGCTGTGCCTGCCCGTGTCCGTCTACGAGTTGGTGGAGAACTCAGCCACCGAATTCCCAGTGTCCGATGCGGTGCGCTTCTTTCTTGTCGACTGTCGCCCGGCCGAGCAGTACAATGCCGGCCATCTGTCCACGGCATTCCATCTCGACTGTAATTTGATGCTGCAGGAAcccgttgcctttgccactgccgTCCAGGGTCTGCTCACGGCCCAACGTCAGGCCATTGAAGTGAATTCGAATGCCGGCGGCGAGCACTTGTGCTTCATGGGCAGCGGCCGCGTGGAGGAGGATCAGTACACGCACATGGTGGTGGCCTCATTCCTGCAGAAGAACACACATTACGTGTCCTTGCTCACCGGCGGCTATGCATCCATCCACGATTACTTTGGCGATCACATGGCCGACTGCCTCGAGGATCACAATGTGCGAAAATGTCTCGTTTGTCAGGAGCACAATACACAACAG ACGAAAAATGTGCCACTGAAAGCCACAACGGCCGCCTCGTCCACGGATTTGTTTAGCAAATTCTCGGCTGCCATGAAGTCCAAGTCTGCGGAGGTCAAGGGCAAGCTGCTGGACATCATAGTGAATCCCAGTGCGGgcagtgcagctgcagctggcggcgTGGCGAATGGTGCGCAATCAGCGGCGGCGCAGGAGCGTCACGTGAGTGCCAAGGAGCGAAATGGCAAGCGTTATCGCAATGTGGCGCCTGTCTTCAGCATCGATGATGAGAACGAGGAGGCCTACGATGCGGCGGAACGTGATGCACCTAAGCTGGCGGGCGACAACAAGGAGATTGTGAATCTAAATCAATATTTCAAGACGGCAGACATCATCAATGCCTTCAAGTGCCAGGAGGTGCACATGAGCGGCTACATGTACGACAGTCATCTGATAATAACGCCCGGgcagctggtggtgctgcgTGAACTGGGCCGCGGTCAGGCGCAGATTATGGTGCGACGTCCGTTGGCCAGCATTGTGAAGATCACAGCCAAGAAGCGGCATCGTGATTTGATCACGTTCAAGTATGGCTTTCCCGACGGCGAGGGACTGATGATCACCGATATGGATCGTTTTCTTATACCAAATGCCAACGAGGCCACAGCGCTGGTCTCCAAGCACATAGTGCAGGTGCTGGATAATGTCAAGTAG